Proteins from a genomic interval of Oceanibaculum indicum P24:
- a CDS encoding copper chaperone PCu(A)C — MKIVAKGLFIALALIVGLLYARPGTAETAQAGDITVETPWARASIGTSRPAAAYMMIRNEGSAADQLIGVESPLSGMAEVHKVEMKDGVVSMSSVSPLPIGPGETVTLAPGGLHVMLMKLRQPLEKGADFPLTLTFERAGKLTLDVPIHSVGAMAPEK; from the coding sequence ATGAAGATTGTAGCGAAAGGGCTGTTTATTGCCCTCGCCCTAATTGTTGGCCTCCTTTACGCCAGGCCCGGCACGGCGGAAACCGCGCAAGCCGGCGATATTACGGTGGAGACTCCATGGGCGCGCGCCTCTATCGGCACCTCTCGACCAGCAGCGGCTTATATGATGATACGTAACGAAGGAAGCGCAGCGGATCAGCTGATCGGTGTGGAATCGCCTCTCTCCGGCATGGCCGAAGTCCACAAGGTCGAGATGAAAGATGGTGTAGTTTCCATGTCATCCGTCAGTCCGCTGCCCATTGGACCAGGCGAAACCGTGACGCTGGCGCCAGGTGGGCTGCATGTCATGCTAATGAAGCTACGGCAGCCGCTTGAGAAGGGCGCCGACTTCCCGCTCACACTGACTTTCGAAAGGGCTGGAAAGCTAACGCTCGACGTACCTATCCATAGCGTCGGCGCAATGGCACCGGAGAAGTGA
- a CDS encoding DUF411 domain-containing protein: MRNPIAAAFATVVLGVGVYFTNISFAIAEEVTLYKNPQCDCCEAYADYLRDNGFTVTVKPTHELVTMSREAGIPDDFQGCHLALIDGYVVSGHVPVTMVNRLLSDRPNIKGVTLPGMPMGSPGMSGTKTEAFTIYTVGEDKPSIYAVE, translated from the coding sequence ATGCGTAACCCCATTGCCGCCGCCTTCGCGACCGTTGTGCTGGGTGTGGGTGTTTATTTCACGAACATATCTTTTGCGATCGCCGAGGAGGTGACCCTCTACAAGAACCCGCAATGCGACTGCTGCGAAGCCTACGCCGACTATCTGCGCGACAACGGCTTCACCGTCACCGTCAAGCCGACCCACGAGCTCGTCACCATGAGCCGCGAAGCCGGCATTCCGGACGACTTCCAGGGCTGCCACCTCGCCTTGATCGACGGCTATGTGGTGAGTGGCCATGTGCCCGTCACGATGGTCAACCGGCTGTTGAGCGATCGGCCCAACATCAAAGGTGTAACCCTGCCCGGCATGCCGATGGGCTCGCCCGGCATGAGTGGTACCAAGACCGAGGCCTTCACGATCTACACCGTGGGCGAAGACAAGCCTTCCATCTACGCGGTCGAATAA
- the lspA gene encoding signal peptidase II: MLKRVSIVATIAAFALLVDQATKWLVLTKLAGQARVIEITNFLNIVVGFNTGVSFGMFGGIFEGRPLLLVLLTLGITLSILIWALKTHTAGERSALALIVGGSLGNVIDRWRQGAVTDFIDFHWGDWHWPTFNGADVFIVAGALMMFAQALRSERTEGQ; encoded by the coding sequence ATGCTCAAGCGGGTAAGCATCGTCGCGACCATCGCGGCCTTTGCGCTGTTGGTCGACCAGGCAACGAAATGGCTGGTGTTGACCAAGCTCGCTGGACAAGCGCGCGTTATTGAGATCACCAATTTCCTTAATATTGTCGTCGGCTTCAATACAGGGGTCAGCTTCGGCATGTTCGGCGGCATCTTCGAGGGGCGCCCATTGCTTCTCGTTCTTTTGACGCTCGGCATCACCCTAAGCATCCTCATTTGGGCGCTGAAAACCCACACGGCAGGTGAGCGCTCGGCGCTGGCGCTGATTGTCGGTGGTTCCCTCGGCAACGTCATTGACCGATGGCGCCAGGGCGCGGTGACTGACTTCATTGATTTCCATTGGGGCGATTGGCATTGGCCGACGTTCAACGGTGCTGACGTCTTCATCGTTGCGGGCGCATTGATGATGTTTGCCCAGGCATTGCGTTCCGAAAGGACTGAGGGACAATGA
- a CDS encoding MerR family transcriptional regulator, with translation MYSIGQVALETGVKVPTIRYYEQIGLLPEPHRSAGRQRLYPLRTVERLAFIRHARQLGFSLPAIRDLLSLSDQPDRPCEAADAIAVEQLDQVEQRLRQLQALKQELSRMIAQCRGGSISECRIIEVLSDHSQCAAESHAAPGDRF, from the coding sequence ATGTATTCCATCGGCCAGGTCGCCTTGGAGACTGGGGTGAAAGTTCCAACCATCCGCTATTACGAGCAGATCGGCTTGCTTCCCGAACCGCATAGAAGCGCTGGCCGACAGCGGCTTTACCCGCTCCGAACCGTTGAACGCCTGGCTTTTATACGACATGCCCGGCAATTAGGTTTCTCCTTGCCCGCGATCCGTGACCTGCTGAGCCTGTCGGATCAACCTGATCGTCCCTGCGAAGCAGCTGACGCTATCGCCGTCGAACAACTCGACCAAGTCGAACAGCGTCTAAGACAGCTTCAAGCACTGAAACAGGAACTATCCCGTATGATCGCCCAATGCCGAGGCGGCAGTATTTCCGAGTGTCGGATCATTGAGGTGTTAAGCGATCACTCACAGTGCGCGGCGGAAAGTCATGCAGCCCCAGGCGACCGATTTTGA
- a CDS encoding c-type cytochrome, which translates to MKRAGLGAAILLGGCVVAGLLWVGLGQSGSVVRTAEQLERGADIYATNCASCHGAKLEGQPDWKRRLPSGRLPAPPHDASGHTWHHPDDVLFRITKEGPAVVVGGSYESDMPGFNEVLSDDDIRAVLDFIKSTWPERERQHQATMSREKEAS; encoded by the coding sequence ATGAAGCGCGCCGGTCTCGGCGCCGCGATACTGCTCGGCGGATGCGTCGTGGCCGGGCTGCTCTGGGTCGGACTTGGCCAGAGCGGCTCGGTCGTGCGGACTGCCGAACAGCTCGAACGCGGAGCGGATATCTACGCCACCAACTGCGCCTCCTGCCATGGCGCGAAGCTCGAAGGCCAGCCGGACTGGAAGCGTCGCCTGCCGTCCGGTCGCTTACCCGCACCGCCTCATGACGCGTCCGGGCACACCTGGCATCACCCCGATGACGTGCTGTTCCGCATCACCAAAGAAGGGCCTGCCGTCGTCGTCGGTGGCAGCTACGAGAGCGACATGCCTGGCTTCAACGAGGTGCTCTCCGACGACGACATCCGTGCGGTCCTGGACTTCATCAAGAGCACCTGGCCCGAGCGCGAGCGGCAGCACCAGGCCACGATGAGCCGCGAAAAGGAGGCAAGCTGA
- a CDS encoding multicopper oxidase family protein: protein MSSIIKSALSRRTLLKTYAAGAASLGMPAFLSSPAQAAGVREFSLKAAPGLVRLVPEPHGETPAWCYNGTVPGQQIRVRQGERLRIAVENGLAEETTVHWHGLRVPNAMDGVPHLNQPPIAPGGSFVYEFDAVDAGTFWYHPHQRSFEQVGRGLYGPLIVEEPEPPRIDRELVWVLDDWRLTKSAEISDDFGNGHDMSHNGRVGNTVTINGRVPDVLPVRNGERIRLRLINAANARIFGLDFQGHIPTVIALDGQPITPHAPAGGLVVLGPAMRADIMLDMTGRPGSRVSVIERFYRNLEYRLVDLAYDETPLRDTTPDWPVSLPANPLPEPDLAGAHRHEVIFNGGMMGGMVMAEMGGSMGEGSRAGMGGGMMGMMHRQGIWFVNGKAAEGHVLDPMLTLERDGSHVIAMTNATAWHHPIHLHGHSFRVISRNGEPTRHREWQDTVLIAPRERVEIAFVADNPGDWMFHCHILEHQAGGMMGVIRVA, encoded by the coding sequence ATGTCATCAATCATCAAATCGGCGCTGTCGCGTCGGACCCTGCTGAAAACATACGCGGCTGGCGCAGCCAGCCTCGGAATGCCCGCGTTCCTCTCGTCACCTGCACAGGCGGCGGGTGTCCGAGAGTTTTCATTGAAGGCCGCGCCAGGGCTGGTGCGACTCGTACCGGAGCCGCACGGCGAGACGCCAGCCTGGTGCTATAACGGAACCGTCCCTGGGCAACAAATCCGCGTGCGACAGGGCGAACGCCTCCGTATCGCTGTCGAGAATGGCCTCGCCGAAGAGACCACCGTCCACTGGCATGGGCTCAGGGTGCCGAACGCCATGGATGGCGTCCCGCATCTCAACCAGCCGCCGATCGCGCCGGGCGGGAGCTTCGTCTACGAGTTCGACGCGGTCGACGCCGGTACCTTCTGGTACCACCCGCATCAACGCAGTTTCGAGCAGGTCGGGCGAGGGCTCTACGGGCCGCTGATTGTCGAAGAGCCCGAACCGCCAAGAATCGACCGGGAGCTTGTCTGGGTACTCGACGACTGGCGGCTCACAAAGTCTGCTGAGATCAGCGACGATTTCGGCAACGGCCATGACATGAGTCATAATGGCCGGGTCGGCAACACCGTGACCATCAACGGCCGCGTGCCGGACGTGCTTCCGGTGCGCAACGGCGAGCGTATCCGGTTAAGGCTTATCAATGCCGCAAACGCGCGCATTTTTGGCCTCGACTTCCAGGGCCACATACCGACAGTCATCGCGCTCGACGGCCAGCCGATAACGCCGCATGCGCCCGCCGGCGGTCTCGTCGTGCTCGGGCCTGCCATGCGGGCCGACATCATGCTCGACATGACCGGCAGGCCGGGCAGCCGCGTCTCGGTTATCGAACGGTTCTACCGGAATCTCGAATACCGACTGGTCGACCTCGCCTACGATGAGACGCCGCTTAGGGACACCACGCCCGACTGGCCCGTTTCCCTGCCCGCCAATCCTTTGCCCGAACCCGATCTCGCCGGAGCGCATCGCCATGAGGTGATCTTCAACGGCGGTATGATGGGCGGAATGGTAATGGCAGAGATGGGCGGCAGCATGGGCGAAGGCAGCCGGGCTGGCATGGGCGGCGGCATGATGGGGATGATGCACAGGCAGGGCATCTGGTTCGTGAATGGCAAGGCCGCTGAAGGCCATGTCCTCGACCCGATGCTGACCCTCGAACGCGATGGCAGCCATGTGATCGCCATGACCAATGCGACGGCCTGGCACCACCCGATCCACCTGCACGGCCATTCCTTCCGCGTGATCTCGCGCAACGGCGAACCGACACGTCACCGCGAATGGCAGGACACGGTGCTGATCGCACCGAGGGAAAGGGTCGAGATCGCCTTCGTCGCCGACAATCCCGGCGATTGGATGTTCCACTGCCACATCCTCGAACACCAGGCGGGCGGGATGATGGGTGTCATCCGCGTTGCCTGA
- a CDS encoding cytochrome c biogenesis CcdA family protein, producing MFELSGIGIAAAFVAGTISFVSPCVLPLVPGYVSYVAGQTASGNDRDANGRRQAIVMSLYFVLGFSTIFMILGASATALGQMLLSYRYELNLVGGGIIILFGLFMIGMVRIAMMQREARFHLSITAGQPLSAYVIGLAFGFGWTPCIGPILGAILTASAATATVGEGVVLLAIYSAGLGVPFVLAAAFTDRLIWRLRAIGRIGRRLHQIAGLLMVAMGVAMVTGQLSALSYWLLDAFPILATVG from the coding sequence ATGTTTGAGCTGTCGGGCATCGGTATTGCCGCCGCTTTCGTAGCCGGCACAATCTCTTTCGTTTCCCCCTGTGTCCTCCCGCTGGTGCCGGGTTATGTCTCTTACGTCGCAGGACAAACAGCCAGCGGAAACGACCGCGATGCCAACGGCCGCCGCCAAGCCATCGTCATGAGCCTGTATTTTGTGCTGGGTTTCTCGACCATCTTTATGATCCTGGGAGCAAGCGCGACGGCGCTCGGTCAGATGCTTCTGAGCTATCGCTACGAACTGAACCTCGTCGGTGGTGGTATCATCATCCTGTTCGGCCTGTTCATGATCGGTATGGTACGGATCGCCATGATGCAGCGCGAGGCCCGCTTTCATTTGTCCATCACCGCAGGCCAGCCGCTATCAGCCTATGTCATAGGGCTCGCCTTTGGCTTCGGCTGGACGCCCTGTATCGGGCCAATCCTTGGCGCCATTCTCACGGCGAGCGCGGCCACGGCAACGGTTGGTGAGGGGGTTGTGCTGCTTGCCATTTACTCGGCCGGGCTTGGTGTGCCGTTCGTGCTCGCTGCCGCCTTCACCGACCGTCTGATCTGGCGCCTGCGGGCGATCGGACGCATTGGACGCCGGCTGCATCAGATCGCCGGGCTGCTCATGGTGGCAATGGGCGTCGCCATGGTTACTGGGCAGCTTTCGGCGCTGTCCTACTGGCTGCTGGATGCTTTTCCGATACTGGCGACGGTCGGGTGA
- a CDS encoding SCO family protein, whose translation MHFARLTALLIAMLAYAMPAAAHHPGADLDKVMGSKEQFFQAIDSPVPPFELADADGKVVRLSDFTDRIVVLNFIFAGCADVCPLHSALIADVQSKINVTPMKDMVQFITVTTDPEVDTPDVMRSYGEAHGLAPNNWMFLTRRPGDTEDATRTLSETYNVKFEPLDDGQQMHGVVTHVIDRDGRFAAKFHGLRFEPLNLVLYINGLTNAPSRPSRPAETGWWDSVKELFR comes from the coding sequence ATGCATTTTGCACGACTGACCGCATTGCTGATTGCCATGCTTGCCTATGCTATGCCGGCTGCGGCGCATCATCCCGGCGCCGACCTCGACAAGGTCATGGGCAGCAAGGAACAGTTCTTTCAGGCCATTGACAGCCCGGTGCCGCCGTTCGAACTGGCCGATGCTGATGGGAAAGTGGTTCGCTTGTCAGACTTCACCGACAGGATCGTTGTGCTCAACTTCATCTTCGCAGGCTGCGCCGATGTCTGCCCGCTGCACTCCGCCCTGATCGCGGACGTTCAGTCGAAGATCAACGTCACGCCGATGAAGGACATGGTCCAGTTCATCACGGTGACGACCGATCCCGAGGTAGATACGCCCGATGTCATGAGGAGCTATGGCGAGGCGCATGGCCTCGCCCCGAACAACTGGATGTTTCTCACCCGACGCCCAGGCGATACCGAGGACGCGACGCGAACCCTCTCGGAGACCTATAACGTCAAGTTCGAGCCGCTTGATGACGGCCAGCAGATGCATGGCGTCGTCACGCATGTGATCGACCGTGACGGGCGGTTCGCCGCCAAGTTCCATGGCCTGCGCTTCGAGCCCCTGAACCTGGTGCTTTACATCAACGGCCTGACCAACGCCCCCTCTCGCCCGTCGAGGCCGGCGGAGACGGGCTGGTGGGACAGCGTCAAGGAGCTATTCCGATGA
- a CDS encoding DsbA family protein, whose amino-acid sequence MITRRTLVLGVAAASLGGFAAAALLARRQQEQKSTPLSLPPGSSLVRDYSPVLGRKDTPVTVVEFFDPACEACRAFHPIVKRILGTYPQQVRVILRYATFHQGSDEVVSMLEAARLQDMFEAVLEAVLEAQPAWAAHDQPRLNIAWDAAARAGLDVDRARRERMLPGLVARLNQDAADVAALGIRQTPTFFINGKPLPSFGSEQLLEAVASEVQALG is encoded by the coding sequence ATGATCACTCGCCGCACTTTGGTACTTGGCGTCGCCGCCGCTTCGCTGGGCGGCTTCGCCGCGGCCGCGCTGCTCGCGAGGCGGCAGCAGGAGCAGAAATCGACGCCTCTTTCTTTGCCGCCCGGCAGCTCTCTTGTCCGCGATTATTCGCCAGTGCTGGGTCGAAAGGATACACCAGTCACCGTTGTCGAATTTTTCGATCCAGCCTGCGAAGCGTGCCGGGCGTTCCACCCTATCGTTAAGCGCATACTCGGCACCTACCCACAGCAAGTTCGCGTCATATTGCGATATGCGACCTTCCACCAAGGTTCTGACGAAGTGGTGAGCATGCTAGAAGCCGCGCGCCTGCAGGATATGTTTGAAGCGGTGCTCGAAGCGGTGCTTGAAGCGCAGCCAGCCTGGGCGGCGCATGACCAACCTCGCCTGAATATCGCCTGGGATGCCGCCGCACGAGCCGGTCTGGATGTTGACCGTGCGCGGCGGGAGCGAATGCTGCCAGGGCTGGTTGCGCGGCTTAATCAGGATGCGGCCGACGTCGCAGCGCTTGGAATTAGGCAAACGCCCACTTTCTTCATCAATGGCAAGCCACTTCCTTCTTTCGGCTCGGAACAATTGTTAGAAGCAGTGGCCTCGGAGGTTCAGGCTCTTGGCTAG
- a CDS encoding disulfide bond formation protein B yields MTTPKDRPIGSIGWSCLFGAWLIALAATLGAVYIGEIFGLTPCQLCWYQRIAMFPLALILGVACLRNDAGVGCYALPLALAGGGVALWHSLLYVGWPPTSIEPCQAGVSCTGAGMTFMELPLPMLSLGAFLAISVLLLAGKRKSQ; encoded by the coding sequence ATGACGACGCCCAAAGACAGACCAATAGGCAGTATCGGTTGGTCGTGTCTGTTCGGCGCATGGCTAATCGCGCTGGCGGCAACACTGGGCGCCGTTTACATCGGCGAGATTTTCGGTCTAACCCCTTGCCAGCTTTGCTGGTACCAGCGGATCGCTATGTTTCCCTTAGCATTGATTTTGGGTGTCGCCTGCCTGCGGAATGACGCTGGTGTTGGTTGTTATGCCTTGCCGCTTGCGCTCGCAGGCGGCGGCGTGGCGCTCTGGCACAGCCTGCTTTATGTCGGTTGGCCGCCGACCAGTATAGAGCCTTGCCAGGCGGGCGTTTCCTGCACTGGAGCGGGAATGACCTTTATGGAACTGCCCTTGCCCATGTTGTCGTTGGGAGCTTTTCTCGCCATCTCTGTGTTGCTCCTTGCTGGAAAGAGGAAAAGCCAATGA
- a CDS encoding SCO family protein translates to MRIFLWIMVALAGMGFIGLYAWRGAFQEEASQPALDTIRADYSLTSHTGETVTEDRYLGKWQLVFFGFTHCPDICPTTLAEVATVIDGLGDVARNVQPLFISVDPERDSPSAMAEYVTAFHPALVGLTGEPGAVAKAARAFSAYYEMQPERGAHDGYTMSHSSALYLLDPKGRFVRLFAYGTPAAEIIEDLKERL, encoded by the coding sequence TTGCGTATCTTTCTGTGGATCATGGTAGCGCTTGCCGGAATGGGTTTTATTGGGCTCTACGCCTGGAGGGGGGCTTTTCAAGAAGAGGCCAGCCAACCTGCATTGGATACCATTCGTGCAGACTACTCTCTAACCAGCCACACGGGCGAGACGGTAACGGAAGACCGTTATCTGGGGAAATGGCAACTCGTTTTCTTCGGTTTCACCCATTGTCCTGATATCTGCCCGACCACCCTGGCCGAGGTGGCAACGGTGATCGACGGGCTGGGCGATGTCGCGCGCAACGTTCAACCGCTCTTTATCTCCGTCGATCCGGAACGTGATTCTCCGTCGGCAATGGCCGAGTATGTCACGGCGTTCCATCCGGCGCTGGTTGGTCTTACCGGAGAACCGGGGGCCGTCGCCAAAGCGGCCCGGGCCTTTTCTGCCTATTACGAGATGCAGCCCGAGAGAGGGGCTCACGATGGCTACACCATGTCGCACAGCTCGGCCCTGTATCTATTGGACCCGAAAGGCAGGTTCGTCCGCCTGTTTGCCTATGGGACACCGGCGGCGGAAATCATTGAAGACCTAAAGGAAAGATTATGA
- a CDS encoding SCO family protein encodes MNKRRLLLGLAGLAALLAVTLFAGWWQVDGPGAITPRLPKAAGPPPLAQAAMTLTDHEGRRISPANWVGRPTLLFFGFTYCPDVCPTTLSDITGWLEVLGEDAQDMNVAFVTVDPERDTVETMSEYLDMFHPSIVGYTGTPDDIKKTADFFGVFYDKVKTEGGYTMNHTATVLLFDAAGNFQSTIDYHEAREIAVPKIKKVL; translated from the coding sequence GTGAACAAGCGCAGGTTGCTGCTAGGCCTGGCCGGTCTTGCCGCGCTGCTGGCCGTGACCCTGTTCGCTGGCTGGTGGCAGGTCGATGGCCCTGGGGCCATTACACCCCGGCTTCCCAAGGCCGCCGGTCCGCCACCTCTCGCGCAGGCCGCAATGACGCTAACCGACCATGAGGGCCGGCGTATTAGTCCGGCAAACTGGGTGGGGCGTCCGACCCTTCTGTTCTTCGGCTTCACCTACTGTCCAGATGTTTGCCCTACCACACTTTCTGACATTACTGGCTGGCTCGAAGTCTTGGGTGAGGACGCACAGGATATGAATGTCGCCTTCGTCACTGTAGACCCTGAACGTGATACCGTGGAGACCATGTCTGAATACCTAGACATGTTCCACCCGTCCATTGTCGGCTATACGGGCACACCCGACGACATCAAGAAGACGGCCGATTTCTTTGGGGTCTTCTACGACAAGGTTAAGACCGAGGGAGGTTATACAATGAATCATACCGCCACGGTCCTCCTGTTCGATGCGGCGGGCAATTTCCAGTCGACTATCGATTATCACGAAGCACGTGAAATCGCCGTCCCAAAGATCAAGAAGGTTCTTTGA
- a CDS encoding TlpA family protein disulfide reductase, translating to MNSLPAFGFVLGLVFSTAAMAEGPNAVPQHDTPVPLPAISFADEHGTPLTLDRWRGKVVLLNVWATWCAPCRHEMPTLDRLQATLGSERFQVVTLSIDRAGAGVVRRFFDEIRIRHLGIFIDETMKVSRDLKIFGLPATLLIGPDGRELGRLIGPAVWDTAEMVAYFESVIAEHTGKEPRQ from the coding sequence ATGAATTCCTTGCCCGCGTTCGGGTTCGTGCTGGGGCTGGTATTCTCGACCGCCGCGATGGCGGAAGGGCCGAATGCCGTCCCGCAGCACGACACGCCGGTGCCGCTCCCCGCGATCTCGTTTGCAGACGAACACGGCACCCCCCTCACGCTCGACCGCTGGCGCGGCAAGGTCGTCCTTCTTAACGTCTGGGCCACCTGGTGCGCCCCCTGCCGTCATGAAATGCCGACACTGGACCGGCTTCAGGCAACGCTCGGCAGCGAGCGCTTCCAGGTCGTGACGCTGTCGATAGACCGTGCTGGCGCCGGTGTCGTCCGCCGGTTCTTCGATGAGATCCGCATCCGGCATCTAGGCATCTTCATCGACGAGACAATGAAGGTATCGCGTGACCTCAAAATATTCGGCCTCCCGGCGACACTGCTCATCGGGCCGGACGGTCGGGAACTCGGCCGGCTGATCGGACCGGCCGTATGGGACACGGCGGAGATGGTCGCCTACTTCGAGAGCGTCATTGCCGAACATACAGGAAAGGAACCAAGACAATGA